The Amaranthus tricolor cultivar Red isolate AtriRed21 chromosome 2, ASM2621246v1, whole genome shotgun sequence genome contains the following window.
TAATTAAGAAGGTTAATAGACAATTTCAAGAAAAAGAAGGTTTATTTAGGTAAGGATTTAATTCTCACAAAATATTAGAAGATACtcaatattttctttaatttccatcgtaacaaaaaattgaaaaactcatttaaagttgttttatttcttattttcaacAAAAATGACTCACTATTTATTAGCTTCGTCATCATCacattattattaacattaataagATTGTAATAAAGACGAAAAAAGTAATTACTTGGCCGACAAGAAATATCTAAGAAGTCAACTTACGCAAAATACACATCAAGATGGATATTATCATTGAATTAAAGCGACACCACCTACAGTAATGCATTAAATGATTGTTATTCTCAgtaaaaaaactataataaaataaaatttgatagaGTATAAAATTgttaagaaatcaactcaatgAAAAGCTAAAGCTAATGGTTGGGattcagaatatgttatattttcTAATGATTCCTTAAATGAGAGATTTTAGGTTAGAAATGTGGATACAATACATGCGTCTTATTTATATTTGTTGCAGAACACTCTACTTTAAATGAAAGTGGCTGAGATTCAaactcgtgacctcttgtcatacaagctctgataccatgtaaagAAATCAACTCTACTAAAAATTTAAGCTTATAATATAACTAAGCtcgtaatatattatatattctaataaatACGAGAAAAATAGACAAATTAAATCAAACTACTTCGGTCTTATATGTAACTGAACAGAAAATTTCAATAGTGAAAGTAAAGATACAAAATAGAGCTAATTTAATctatattgaaaattttaagttgAATAAATGAATtctaaatgaataaattaattcCAAATTTCCATGGATTATGTTATTTAGAtccttatttattatatttaattggaaatttatatatatagtcttAAGGGTTGTATTAATAAGAAAGAATCTCGTATTTGATTTATGTAATTCaatattatttttgctttgaaaacataagaatttaatgataatttattactttattatttattctttcttagaaagttaaaataattatataaaacattaattattttctaatttattgaTTAGATTCTCTTAAACAGTTAAAGTTATTTGTAATAATaagaatttgttaatttttatgtacatCCCTAATTGTAAGGGCGGATTTAGGGGTTGACAATGATGTCAACTGACAACATTCAAGTtaagtataaaattatatacctataaatattaatatatgcgCTGAATAAGTTGATAGAAGTTTTACTATGTAAATGCATTGACCTAGCTTCAAACCTCCTTATAcacattttttaaatatcatagACATCATATGATTTTGTTATAGATTCGTCACCAGGACCCTAAGGATTGTAAATATCATTACCCTatcaaatttcataattaattatttgaatttaagTCTTTAATAttcatttgtttcttttttttcaaatagaATATTTGAATTATAAAGTTGAACTTTAAATGTAAATTTACgtcaatttatataaaaatactttcatatgaaattttaataggttctttctaatatataatttcaaatatcaacttttaatttttaaaaaaatcacaatttaagtTATTAGACTTCTAAATTCATGTTAAATTTGcggaaaaaagttaataaaaagaAAGGCTAAGggagtgttattaatattattatatattgttgtatttatttattatcaaagtGCAAAGATCCATTAATTTAAGTTTAGTCGTTGTCATAAAGACGTGAATTTAGATCGATTTCAAGATTCGAGAACGTATAGCATTAATGGATTTATGTATTAATTAATTTCATGTTCTCACTAATTTCCTACTTAGAGATTCAGGCttatttgattgatgattttttattggcttattgattttttatctgtcaaataacaaatgaaagtgtttaaattaaaatttaaaaattaatatatgtagtctttttattttcttttgggttttttactcatatttttttctattaaatagtcaatatttgataattaaacACTCTCATAACATCTGGCTTAAACAACAAATACTTATTAGCTAATACTTTCAGTTGGTCAATAATATTTATCTTGCATTATAGGATCATGTTTTTATGTATTGCCTtgtctttctttatttttctttgcatGTCTTTTTTGAACCTTGGAATTGTTTGATCACATCCTCCATAGTTTCATTGAAGGAaacattgggtatgatgataatgTTGATTTTCTTAACAGAAAGACAAAACGCTTACAACTTGTTTGACCGTTGGTGTTAAAATGTGTgaatagtaatgaaaatttagtgtAAATTTATTAGGAAAATCTTTCAATAAAACTTTAATCATCTGATTCACTCCAACTCATTACCATTTAGAGAGATGGTATTAGGTCAGAACCAAAATAGTAAGCGAAAAAACTTTTCACGATCAACTATTCATTATCATGGAAATGACATGgtaaatttcatgaaaatttacatcaCATTTCATGTTCATTACCACTGTTTAGTACGACCAACCAAAAAAGCCGTTATTGAGAAATTGCTccaaacatatttattttcaGATAGGAATCAATAGATGCTATTAATATTTCTTGTTACACTAAAGTAAATACTAGCTACATACACAAATGAACATACTAAAATACCATTTCTTAGTAATACGAACATAATGTAATCAAAGCTAAGTTCAACAGAGTAGGAGAGGATAAGAGAAATGAGTATAACTTATCATTATTACTTAGACTAAGACATGCCCAAACCAAGTTTCCATTTCCAATATTGTTGGAACTCCTGACATTATTTTTCATCTTCAAAAGAAAAGCTCTCCCATTAAGCTCCAGAACCAGAAAGTCGTCGCCTTGTCGCATTTGAAACAGAGACCTCACCAAGCTTGTCTGCATCGGATGTCTCTGTGCGTTCTTTTAGAGGCGTGTAATGCCTCAACCAGACTCCTGTATACACCTGCAAGTCGAAACAACTCAAGAAAACGCTCCACCGCAACACACATTTGGTTCAAAAGAAAAGGCATGATATCACTTTTTAGTGCATTCGAATAGGCAAGTGTTAAGACATGTATTTGTACTACAATTAGCGGATTCTAATGATAGTTGAATTATATCAAAGATTTATCAATCTGCAAACTTGGGATAAGTTCCATAGGGATATTTGGCAAACGGCTGATAGCTGGTAGCTAATAGCTGGTTTGACCAACTAATTTTAAACCCGCTGCTATGATCGgtttgttcaaaaacagcttattcataacaataatcagTTTCAACCAGCTAGTTAACCAAATATTAGTATTGACTAATTTGACCATCCAACCCTCTAATTGtatcaaaataatcaaaaattgcccaataagCTATCTTGCCAAACACCCCCCTATGATCATAATCGACGAGTTTGATGTCATTAAATAATCATGTACGAAATTAACCAAAACCGAGAATAATCTTTAAAACCTATGTAATTCAACTTTTTGGAAGCCACTAAATGCTAGCAACATTTGGTCATCAACATCCACAAAGCCAAAGAAACATGATGCAAAGCGTTTTATAATCTAACCTGTTGGGGTCGCATTATCTTCGTGTCAGGATCATCAAGTGACTCCCGCCAGTGGGCCAAATATCCAGCCATTCGAGGGATAGCAAACAGAACAGTGAAAAACTCAGGTGGGAACCCCATCGCCCTGGTTGCGAcaaaaaaaacacaacttaataagaaaatgattacAACAATGCTGAAACCTTACTTTCCAAAAGAATAGGTTCGGCTACATGACCCAACAGATCAATCCTAATGGCCATATAATGATTCGATACATGAAAATGACTATGCACGGACAGCTACCTGTAAATTAACCCAGAGTAAAAATCAACATTTGGGTACAACTTCCGCTTTATGAAATACTCGTCTGATAGGGCAGCTTTCTCCAAAGCAACGGCCACCTACACGATGGtcaaatatatagatgatactGCATTCTATGGACGAGAACATAATTTCGTTTCATAAACTTGAAAGTCGAAAACCTCTTGTCAGATTTTACACATTAGAATACCTTTACTCCAGAAAACACGATGGACATCAATTAGTGTTTGGGAACGtgcatttcatttcaaatattacAAAATCTAAAGACTATAAATCTTTTGGTAAGGGGATTGTCAAATTGTGGTCAATTCCATGTAATGGAGAAAATTGTTGACAATAAACCAACTTTTGCTCGACCagctgaaaataaattcaactattgtatttttttaaataaactcacTTATACGGTATAATTGATGAAAATAAATCCAActgttgtttatttttaattgcttgATCAAAAAGAAACTCCGAAGATAGTTATAAACAATAAGTGGACTTTTTTTTATGCAAATAAATCTAATAGgtaagtttatttaaaaataaacaataggtGTGTTTTCAGCAGATCAATTAAATGGTGGtttattattgacaatttcTCTTATTCTAAATTCTTTTGGTTTCCAATAAAGAAATTTGGTCAATTCCATATTCTAAATATCTAATTACATGTTTCCAAACACACATTTAATTAGTAGAGATTAAACTCACATTAATTAAGTATCAGGCTAGATAAGAGGGAGGGAGGGAAAAAGAGAGAGACATGTGAAGTCACAAAAGAAAGTACCTCGATGAGGGGATCTCTGCCAACTATGGAAAATACTTCATCTGCCAACTTCCTAATTACCTTTGCTCTCGgatcataatttttatatacaCGATGCCCAAATCCCGACATTTTCCGTTTTCTTCAAACATGTTTACTAGTAGTTAGCTTTgtgaaaaatagaaatataatgAATTAGGTTGTTCAACATGACTATTTACCTGCTTTTGACACCTTCAATGAAGTCCGGTATGTTTTCAACACTTCCAATCTCATTCAGCATTTTCAGCACTGCCTGCGTTCCAAAGCGAACACAATAAACTCATCAAAAACCAACAGAAGCACAATTATGACTCATGGGTAGTGACTACTTCTACGACCCGTTTGGTTAACGGTACTATTTTGTGGTAATGGAATGACTTGTAGTGTaacattttcatgatatgtatcatgtcattcccatggtaatgaaagtttgatcataaaaaaggttttttgttcacaatttttcattgcCATCTAATATCAcatgttcaaatggtaatgcacTGGAATGGATCTTGTGAATTAAAGATTATTGAAGAAGAATAAGTAAGaccattaaattttttaagagatattcctaccaaaattacaccaaCTTTCCGTTATCATTCTTAGCATTTAGTACTGATTACCAAACGGGCTGCTAAATGTTACCAAATAATCACATGACTAGAATTTTATGCAACTAAGGTTTAACAGCATAGAACTATCCCATTTATGGTGTGAAAATTAATTGCGTATCACAGTTACCTCATTAGCACCACCATGAAGAGGACCATAGAGTGCCCCAACAGCACCAGCAAGAGCTGTGTACACATCAACACCGCTGGATGCACAATGTAAGGTTATTTCTTGATATGCTTCTTCAATTTAAATGGAAATCAGATAACCTTGTTTCACTAAAACATCATATACCTTGATGCTAAATGTCGGGCAGCAGCGGTGGAGCAGTTCATCTCATGTTCTGCATGTAGTATGAACAGAATATCTATAACACGAGCTAGACGAGGATTTGGTTTGTAAGATCTATTCCCCCTGCATATAGTTAAAGGGTTTAAATCAATATATATTAGTGATATAAAAATGGGTTTAAAAAAACACATtagacacaaaaaaaaaatgctacTTAACAGTTGTTACAATAAAACATACAATGAATCAAGCATGTAAAGAAAGTTCTCTGAATACGAAAGATTGTTCGAAGGAAGAACTGGATGCCTTCCCGCCAATCGCAAATAAGCTGCTGCTGCAATTGTTGGTGCCTGTAAAAGTAATCAGTCAAATCTAATAAAGACGAATCATTGATATGACACATCAACGCTTCTCTTTCAACAGAATTGGAACACCCTTACATAAAAGAAGGTCGTTTTTTATATAAAAGGAAAGGAAAACCAATATTTGTGAAGACAAGTGTCCCCCTATTATAAAAAAATGGGAAATTCCATATGGTGACCCCGAGTCTTTAgctttttcacgtggtagacaATAAATCTACGTGGTGACCCTGAGCTTCCGAATTTTCCATGTGGTAGAAAGaatgttaaatttttgattaaattaagtACTCTTTTAGACAGGATTACAAAGTTTTTATTTGATCGAGTATTGATCATGTATATGGTAATAATTAGCATTATTGGGTTGTCGTTCAAAGTAGAAAAGAAACCGAATTACAAAAATTTGGTCTCGTCCCTGTATGAGTAATTGAATTGTCAAATTAAATTCCCGAGAAAATTTGAGCCAAGTAAGTGCAAAAGTAAGAAATAGAATTGTACTAACCTTCCCAAGAATTCTTACAATCTGTTTATCTCTCACTTGTTTCGACTTATAAAGATCCTGACCCTGCAAAACCGAGAGTACGAAAGAACACTGTCAATGGCCTTGCGATCAAGAGTGAAAACAGattcaaaaacattaataaccACAGTCCTTAAGGcatatctttaaaaaaaatgtagatGATTTCACGGGGTGGGTCGAAGACTTGATAGCCCAAAAGGCCAAAGGGTTGATTGTTTCATCACAATTAGACAGCTGCAGCAATATGGGGTTGGCTACattaaccaaaataaattaGCGTGGGAAACCGAAGAACACCCCCCGCCCGACAAAAAACAAAAGCATACTCGCTGAAGGACCTATCAGAGGGGGAACAAAAAAGAATAAGCTATTTCACAGCATCAACTGTTTTCTAAGTATACTCGTCTACTAATCTTCtattgttaatttatttcaAAAGAAAAGACTTTGTGATCTTAACATAGTGATAATCGAGCCAGAATACTTCAGTGAGacaatataatttttagttgcCCGAGAATTTATATTAACCCCACCGAAGATTAAAATAAGTTTTCTGTTGAAGGGGGAGTTCATAGAGCAAAATGCAGTTTTAGTTGTGATTGTGGTAATGGTCATGCATCTGCGGTAACGGGGGTTTTGCGGTTGATTCTCCAAGATATAAACCGAAACCATGAGATATCCCTCGAAGTGGcctaaaatgtggtttgtttacACCTCTATGATGCAGGTAGTAGAGACAGATTCTAAAACCTTAAGGACTTGGTCGTAATGATAAGATGCACCCTTGTTCTTACAGAACGAGGAAGGTGGGTCTGGAGGGAAAATCGGGCGCGGGGAGACTTCCGAGTGCACCACTATAgggaaatcataaatgaaatatcaaagaaaaaattcttaaaaaagcaacagcaaaaaaaccaaataaagcAAATTTGCATATTTTATTAAGAGAAACAACCATAACGTCGTGGAATGATGACAAATGCATGCTTGTCTTTAAGAGAAGTTCTTGAACAAGAAAGAAAagaatgtagaatgaataacaCAAAATTTTACTTACTCTTAAAGCTGGATTAGCATCAGGGTGAAAAACAGAAAGAGCACTCATCGCATTAACAAGAACACCCATTGGGTGAGCATCATGAGGCATTGCTTGTATGATATCCTGTTAAAAAAAGGTTAGAATTTCATCAAATCCGTGTCGAAAGAAAATCATTACAGCACGCTctaagaagaaagaaaatatgCAAGGAAGCTACATATTTGCAGTttgaaatgatcaatgacaCACCAATACTCCCTCGGGAACAGCTGAATGTTGAGAGACGGCAAACTCCCAAGATGCCAATTGACTTTTAGAGGGTAGATTTCCGTACACTGTAAAGTACACAATTTTTTACAAATATGAATTGATACCTTCTCATCAAATTGACAGTTCATCAGTAACAATACCAAACAAAACAAATGTCAGAGCACGATGAATTAGATACCATTACTCAACTAACTTTATTCTTGATGTCATCGAAAATCCTCAAGGCCAATcttcataaaatattttaaaaagacgCAACAAGCCAGTCTACTATAAGCCTATTATGCAACACAGACGCATATCAGGTTCAAGAGTACTTACTCAGAAGGTAGGCAACTTCAAGAAATGAACTACGCTCAGCCAACTCCTCAATAGGGTAGCCTCTATACCTAAGGATCCCTTCGTCACCATCAATATAGCAAATTGATGATCGAACAGGAGCAGTATTGAGATAACCCGGATCGTATAGTTTGAGTCCCTTGTCATTGTTTCCAGTTGTGACCTATCAGACACAAGAAATGTTAAAACACGAATATGATGCTCAAGTTCATTGACTACAACCTTCTTATCTTCTTTAATAAGGGTATAGTTCGCGATCTCCCTATCCttcccagaccctgatcatataGCTTCTATGAGCGAAATATActaagtatgatgatgatgatactcAAGTTCAGCAAGTACagaagaataaaaaacaaaccaCCCGCAAACAATTAGATGTATATGATAAGAACAACAAGAGATAACAACTCAGTTATAGCTTATAAGTAGTTCACATTACAAGTACACAACGCTAAGTAACAAGGAAACGCGCATACAAGCGTGACACACTAAAACTTCACGCTTCATTAATAGCGTAATTGTTTGCTATTCCACAAAAATTGTTGTACCCAACACTCATTCTGCAACGATTCAACACAACTCATTACATGATTTATCTCTATCCAGGTAAGAATATACCTCTATTTACCGTCCACTATCTAGAAAAAGGCATCTCATTTCTTGAGAGTTCCTCCTACAAAAGGCAATATCTATGCATTACAAAAATCTTTCTTTTCCAAAGCGTCCCTATATTGGTGAAAGGATGCCCTCTTAATATCCAATTGCTATGGATCCAGATTTGCTGAAGGAAATTTTACGACTGTTACCGTCAATCAGAAATAACCTCTTTGCTTTCACTAACAAGGTAGGTTACCTGAATCCAATCCCTAAACCCCGCCAAGTTAGAAGCTACCTATGACATATTGAATGACATCGAGCTAATGGAAGGTTGTTAAAAGCCTTCAAACTTATGTAGATATCATAAGAACataatttttcttcatattTGCATTGAAATCTTCATTGTTGTTCAATTAAGcattcaaatcatcaaatcAAACATAATTTCTCCAAAAACTAAATATCTACAACTTTCAATGCCATCAATAAAATGATGATATCAAAACTCTCAAACATTTCAATTCACCACTAATGatcataaatcataacaaaaaaTGAAACAATTTTCGAAAAACATTAAACCCCACCACAAAATTCAACAAACCCAAATCATATAATCAAACACAACAAGATTTTTTAAACCAAAAATGgatgaataaacaaaaatttaaaaaaaaaaaaacatcttgGATATTACCTTCTTCAAGTCCGTAGCTTTAACAGTCCCTTCCTCAGAAACAGGAACTTGGTACTTTTTGCCAGTCCtctcatcaacaataacaatagaTCCCTTCAAATTAGGAGGTGGGGGAACTAAAGATTGAGATGAAACATAACTTTTATCAAGAATTTCAGAAAAAGATTGGGGCGGATCAGCTGATGATGTTAAAAGATGAGTGGTAAGAACTGCTAATCTACCACGAGCTTTTGTGGAAAAATCTGTAGACTCCATTTTTGTTGGCGGTGAGAGAATTGAATTAagcaattttaatttatgatttgatgaaaaatggaagaaaatatttacaatttcttttttttggtaGGGTCGTTGTAAAAGTCTTTGTTGCTCGTTGCTTTTCTTCTCCGTCTAAAATTGGTTATTTTCCGACCTCGACCTCAACCTCAACCTCAACCTCAACCTCAACCTCAATCTCGATTTGTGTGCCATGAATCATCATGATTATCcgattgaaattattttattttagtgaattaaatattaagtaaaacatttaaaaaactaatattattaataattttatatgtttatagttttaaatcgtctaattaaaaaataataaattaaaagtgtGGATGTTAATTTCTCCCCACATTTtatctaaatattttttaaactttatattgtgtttgagtaattatgaaatcataaatgaagaatttgagaatataaGGTAAACAACTGATAGCGGGTAGTTGATACCTAATTACAGtgattgattttattaactgatttgaccaattgattttgaattcgcTGCTATTAGCAACTTATTTAAAACcaattattcatattaataatgtaacagactcaaaattcttaattttaatgttttgattaaatttatccgaattttcaattcaaatttataatctgttggttatccatttcaaacattCTTTAATTCCTtcgattttttttcaattttgtaatttttttcaaatattaaactttaaaatattattttctttaaaaattcttttataagcactaaaatattagattattatttatattacgaaacgtaaatttttattatcatatttacgattttgttaaaaagttcgttttaatttcatttccttaaactaactttagtatttattattttaaccttataaatttgatttaattattttatacataaaaattagccatattttattattaaatttaattatagttttaagcaaaattttctaagaaaatttgatgaactaaaatccattttatttaaccccatgatgttcatcacttatacaAGCTACTACCATtttcttacacaagttaacctttttCTACACTTCAATCACTTATACtcccacttacacactccaactcttacaaaTTTACTTCCACACTTCAACTCTTACACAATCACTTACATACTCCAAATCACTTACACTAACCTTCTTCAGTACTCCTAATGCTCTTTCATACAACTTATGAACTAAAAGTTGTCcaaaatccattataaatacctcTTAGCCATGAGACCACTTACActaccatcatcaaatctttctaacattctttctttatttttacttcattaaaagtttaataccttaatacctttattattagtagAAGAAATTCAAAAAGATGGAGCTTAAAACACTTTTTATCTAGcttaatttatcattattttggaGAATTGTTGGATGATTACTTTGGATATTTAGAAgatcattatttttggagttgtgtatttattttgaaaGTTTGGAAGTACTAGCATTTGGAGcttggagtattttttttttttggagcaCTATTTGGAGgatcttattttcttaattagtacttagtactaatccttagTGTTaatatggtataacttcttaccctgcTCTTTATGTGGAATTTTACTTTACACGTACTTTATAATAtacaaaatatgaaatatgttgagtaCGTTTAAGTAAGAGGTTGGTTTgatgaaattataattaagattatattaagtatgtttatgctaaaagtatttttaatatgttaatttagtaatctttgaacaagtttaggaagttgggtgaacaaaattatattctaatgatataaattatgatttatgttataaactagtgcta
Protein-coding sequences here:
- the LOC130806894 gene encoding citrate synthase, glyoxysomal-like encodes the protein MESTDFSTKARGRLAVLTTHLLTSSADPPQSFSEILDKSYVSSQSLVPPPPNLKGSIVIVDERTGKKYQVPVSEEGTVKATDLKKVTTGNNDKGLKLYDPGYLNTAPVRSSICYIDGDEGILRYRGYPIEELAERSSFLEVAYLLMYGNLPSKSQLASWEFAVSQHSAVPEGVLDIIQAMPHDAHPMGVLVNAMSALSVFHPDANPALRGQDLYKSKQVRDKQIVRILGKAPTIAAAAYLRLAGRHPVLPSNNLSYSENFLYMLDSLGNRSYKPNPRLARVIDILFILHAEHEMNCSTAAARHLASSGVDVYTALAGAVGALYGPLHGGANEAVLKMLNEIGSVENIPDFIEGVKSRKRKMSGFGHRVYKNYDPRAKVIRKLADEVFSIVGRDPLIEVAVALEKAALSDEYFIKRKLYPNVDFYSGLIYRAMGFPPEFFTVLFAIPRMAGYLAHWRESLDDPDTKIMRPQQVYTGVWLRHYTPLKERTETSDADKLGEVSVSNATRRRLSGSGA